The genomic region ATTGGTTTGGGTCAACTGCTCGTTGATTTCCTTTGAAAGCGCCATCTCACTGTCCTCGCTGCCGGGTTCAGACCGCCCCGTCGCTCTATTTGCCGTCCGGTTGCTTACGGGGCGGCGCGCCGTTCCTCCGGATCGATGCAGACCTTACCCTCGATCAGGTGCACGGTCCATGTTCGCAGCGGTTCGGTGCAGGGAGGGAAAGTCGGCTGCCCGCTGGGGATGTGAAAGCGGCCCTGATGGAAAGGGCATTCGATTTCATCATCCATGATCATGCCCTCGGACATGAGACCGGGTCCATGCGTGCAATTTTCTTGCG from Candidatus Binataceae bacterium harbors:
- a CDS encoding non-heme iron oxygenase ferredoxin subunit; this translates as MAEPSNLIVLCESSEVNPDLPLHVSAGGADYAVYNLGGEYYVTQENCTHGPGLMSEGMIMDDEIECPFHQGRFHIPSGQPTFPPCTEPLRTWTVHLIEGKVCIDPEERRAAP